Proteins encoded within one genomic window of Paraglaciecola psychrophila 170:
- a CDS encoding SURF1 family protein, whose translation MWNFISRLPFIATLVTFVCVVIMFALGNWQLQRAEQKNQRLLAVEMAAKTAQVDLQQVLRSNINDMLDMPVNFDGAADATRYFLLDNKIHNGRVGYQVLTPMQTSSGTVIVNFGWVAATNSRDILPSIKIDTETALYAGVISLPLNNAMIKETAVVDGDWPKVLQQTDLKVIQQHYNQDLLPFVVLLNAQETSPFVRDWQPVVMAPEKHLAYAAQWFLLAFAALVIFIIAQRNKLKRNKK comes from the coding sequence ATGTGGAATTTTATATCACGTTTACCCTTTATAGCTACCTTAGTAACTTTTGTGTGCGTTGTCATTATGTTTGCTTTGGGTAATTGGCAATTACAAAGGGCTGAACAAAAAAACCAGCGCTTATTAGCTGTTGAGATGGCTGCCAAAACAGCTCAAGTCGATTTACAACAAGTTTTGCGCAGCAATATAAATGACATGTTGGATATGCCGGTTAATTTTGATGGTGCAGCAGATGCAACACGTTATTTTTTATTGGATAATAAAATCCATAACGGGCGTGTGGGATACCAAGTATTGACGCCGATGCAAACATCTTCAGGCACTGTTATTGTAAATTTTGGTTGGGTCGCCGCTACCAATAGCAGAGATATTTTGCCCAGTATTAAGATTGATACAGAAACTGCACTTTATGCAGGAGTGATATCCTTGCCGCTAAATAACGCCATGATAAAAGAGACAGCTGTGGTTGATGGTGATTGGCCAAAGGTTTTGCAGCAGACCGATCTCAAGGTTATTCAACAACACTATAACCAAGATTTACTACCTTTTGTGGTGTTATTAAATGCTCAGGAAACCTCACCTTTTGTTAGAGATTGGCAACCTGTAGTGATGGCCCCAGAAAAACACCTTGCCTATGCCGCACAATGGTTTTTATTGGCATTTGCTGCATTAGTAATATTTATTATTGCTCAAAGAAATAAGTTAAAAAGGAACAAAAAGTGA
- a CDS encoding COX15/CtaA family protein, which produces MKKLVLLSILLAMVVIVLGAYARLTDAGLGCPDWPGCYGHLSFSKTTENIEIAQQAFPERPFEEHKAWNEMIHRYFASALGFLILVIFINSLFNKAYNKPVKLPLFLVFLVCFQGALGMWTVTLNLLPAIVMGHLLGGFTVLSCLFLLYLRLLNYRIPGGDAGMRQFGKYSILGIIILTGQIALGGWTSANYAALACTELPLCEGAWFERLDFAGAFSIPVAENYEFGAHDYAERMTMHIVHRIGALITFLYLCWFGIRLYAAAHSSLLKKLSVIMVLVLGAQIMLGVSNVVYSLPIAVAVMHNAVAACLMLVLVTISYTLYRKT; this is translated from the coding sequence ATGAAGAAGTTGGTGTTGCTAAGCATTCTATTAGCTATGGTAGTAATAGTACTTGGTGCATACGCACGCTTGACTGATGCAGGATTAGGTTGCCCTGATTGGCCAGGTTGTTATGGTCATCTGAGTTTTTCTAAAACCACTGAAAATATAGAAATCGCGCAACAAGCTTTTCCAGAACGTCCATTTGAAGAGCACAAAGCTTGGAATGAGATGATCCACCGTTATTTCGCCAGTGCTTTAGGTTTTTTGATACTGGTGATATTTATAAATAGCCTATTTAACAAAGCATATAACAAGCCAGTAAAATTGCCGCTGTTTCTGGTGTTTTTAGTCTGTTTTCAAGGTGCACTGGGGATGTGGACTGTGACCCTCAATTTGCTACCTGCAATTGTAATGGGGCATTTATTAGGTGGATTCACTGTTTTATCGTGTCTGTTTTTATTGTATCTAAGGTTGCTCAATTACCGTATCCCTGGCGGTGATGCCGGGATGCGTCAGTTTGGTAAATATTCAATTTTGGGTATCATTATTTTGACTGGACAAATTGCTTTAGGTGGTTGGACATCGGCAAATTATGCAGCACTAGCATGTACTGAGTTACCCCTTTGTGAAGGTGCTTGGTTCGAGCGTTTAGACTTTGCGGGAGCTTTTAGTATCCCAGTGGCAGAAAATTATGAGTTTGGTGCCCATGATTATGCTGAGCGTATGACAATGCATATTGTGCACAGAATTGGCGCGTTAATTACTTTTTTGTATTTATGTTGGTTTGGAATCAGGTTGTATGCTGCAGCCCATTCAAGCTTACTTAAAAAGTTATCTGTCATAATGGTTTTGGTACTGGGCGCTCAAATTATGTTAGGCGTGAGTAATGTAGTGTACAGTTTACCCATCGCTGTTGCAGTGATGCATAACGCTGTTGCCGCGTGTTTAATGTTGGTGTTAGTTACCATCAGTTACACGCTGTATCGTAAAACTTAG